The Pseudomonas fragi DNA window GATGCAAGCGCCTCGATACGTCAGACAGGTCGAGGTGAAACTATCGCGAGCAAGCCCGCTCCCACACAAAAGCCAGGCCGGTATCTGCGTCTTCACTGAACAATCAGGTTATTGAACAGCAGATCGTCCACCATCGGTTTGCCGGTTTCGGCAGTCATGACCTGCTGGATTTGTTTCAAGGCTTCCTGGCGCAGCTTCTCCTTGGCTTCAACACTGCCCAGGGTTTCGCTGGTCTGCTGGGTAAACAGCCCCACCAGTTGATTACGGATCAAGGCGTCATTGGTTTTAACCGCCTTGGCCGCATCGGCCCCCGTCACACGCAAGG harbors:
- a CDS encoding flagellar basal body-associated protein FliL, producing the protein MKAWIMLMLALTLPMAAVGEEAQEGGDKVSYISLSPPFVGNYGLDGSARLKVYKADISLRVTGADAAKAVKTNDALIRNQLVGLFTQQTSETLGSVEAKEKLRQEALKQIQQVMTAETGKPMVDDLLFNNLIVQ